From Bacillus marinisedimentorum:
GACTGAACAGGAGTCGCCAACGGGCGGCTTGCGTTGTGTTTACGAAAAAAAGATACCGAGCCTGCTAAAGGAGACTTCATTTTCATCCGATGAAGTCTCTTTTTCATGTTCATTTCCAATGACTTCAGTAAATGCATAATATTTCTCTCCCTCCGCAAACTAACTGAAACTCTGATTAGCGGGGCAGGTGGATTCGATGTTTTCATTCTTAAAGAAAAAAAAGGGTGATAAAATTAACCCGAAAAATGAATTTGCGTTTCGGGACTATCCTTATCAGGCAGATTCTGTCCCTGAAAAACAATCAACCGGCAGCCTTGAGGCAAATATTGATTTTATTCAATCCTCGCTGAATTATACTCAGGATTTCAAAAGGAGAGATCTGGACTTTAACGGCTTGCCGTGTACCGTTCTTTACCTCGATACGCTTGTAGATCTGGATGCGATTGAAAAATTCATCATTACTCCGCTACTTGAAAAAAAGAGCGGCGACCTGAAAGATATACTTCCGGCCCCTCACCTGGAAATGGAAAACGATTTATCGAAGGCTGTCAATATGATGGTTGGCGGAGCCGCTGTATTGCTGATGGAAGGCATCGAAACATTTGCCATTATAAAGCATCACAAACCCCAGGACCGCTCCATCCAGGAACCCGGCAATGAGTATATTGTCCGGGGCTCACATCTTGGATTTAACGAAAATATGAATACGAATATCAACATGCTGCGGAAAATGAGTAACAATCCAAACCTCACAGTGGAATATTTAAACGTCGGAAAATCAACCAGGGTAAGGATTGCAATTGTATATTTGAATCATCTGATGAATAAGTCACTGTTAAACGACATAAAAAAACGAGTTCGCTCGATCTCAACTGATTTTATCCAGACACCCGGTTTTATTGAAGAGTACATTGAGGACCGTCCGTTTTCCCCGTTCCCGCAGCTGCTGAAAACAGAGCGGCCGGACCGGGTGATCGCGAACATAATGGATGGCAAAGCGGCTCTGCTCCTGGATAACAGCCCATCTGCCCTGATTGCGCCGTCCACTTTTATCAATTTTTATCAATCACCGGATGATTATAACTCCAGATGGTATATCGGTTCTTTTTACCGTCTAGTCCGTCTGGTCAGCTTTTTTATCTCAATCGGGCTGCCCGCCCTTTATATCGCTGTCATATCCTATCACTATGAAATTATACCGACTGAGCTGATGTTTACAATCAAGTCGTCGCTTGAACCGATTCCGCTGCCGCCGATCCTTGAAGCAATGGCAATGCAGCTGATTCTTGAGCTGATCAGGGAAGCGACAATCCGGCTGCCCCGCCCCATCGCCCAGACAATCGGCATTGTCGGCGGACTCGTTATCGGGAACGCGATTGTTGATGCAAACCTTGTCTCCAATATGATGGTCATTGTGGTTGCGTTGACGGCAATTGCATCGTTCATCGTCCCGTCAAATGAAATGAGTACGGCAGTCAGGCTGCTCGGATTCCCATTGATGCTTTTGGCAGCTGTTTTCGGGCTTATCGGGATTGCATTCGGCTTGATGTTCTTATTGATCCATCTGTGCAAGCTTGAAGTTTTCGGAACACCATACTTGACCCCGTTCGGTCCGCTCCGGGGAGTCGGCATGAAGGACACGGTCGTGCGGCTGCCGATCTGGTTGCTCGACAACAGGCCTGTGGATGCCAGACCTGTTTTCAGGCTGCAGGAATCTTCTTCTCGTCAATGGGATGATAAGGAATGAGGGAAAAAGAATCGATCACACGCGGACAGGTCTTTGTGCTGACTCTACAGACCCAGATTGGCATCGGTATTCTGTCGCTTCCGCATGATGTACAGGAATTTGCAAAGGGCGATGGATGGCTCTCCGTTCTTCTGGCAGGAGCCGCCGTACAATTAATCATCACAATTTATTGGTTGCTCAGCAAGCTGTATCCAAAAGATACGATCTTCAAAATCCCTGAAAGAATTTTTGGGAAATTCGCCGGAAAACTGTTCAGCGTTTTATACACCTTCTATTTTTTACTAGTGGCAAATTTAATCTTAATCCTGTTTGGCCGGATCATCCAGCGCTGGGTATTCCCGATGACCCCCTCGTGGAT
This genomic window contains:
- a CDS encoding spore germination protein yields the protein MFSFLKKKKGDKINPKNEFAFRDYPYQADSVPEKQSTGSLEANIDFIQSSLNYTQDFKRRDLDFNGLPCTVLYLDTLVDLDAIEKFIITPLLEKKSGDLKDILPAPHLEMENDLSKAVNMMVGGAAVLLMEGIETFAIIKHHKPQDRSIQEPGNEYIVRGSHLGFNENMNTNINMLRKMSNNPNLTVEYLNVGKSTRVRIAIVYLNHLMNKSLLNDIKKRVRSISTDFIQTPGFIEEYIEDRPFSPFPQLLKTERPDRVIANIMDGKAALLLDNSPSALIAPSTFINFYQSPDDYNSRWYIGSFYRLVRLVSFFISIGLPALYIAVISYHYEIIPTELMFTIKSSLEPIPLPPILEAMAMQLILELIREATIRLPRPIAQTIGIVGGLVIGNAIVDANLVSNMMVIVVALTAIASFIVPSNEMSTAVRLLGFPLMLLAAVFGLIGIAFGLMFLLIHLCKLEVFGTPYLTPFGPLRGVGMKDTVVRLPIWLLDNRPVDARPVFRLQESSSRQWDDKE